The DNA sequence TCGATCCTGGAACGGGCGGCCGTCGAGCCGGACCTTTCGGGGATGGGAACCACGCTGTGCGCCCTAGCCGTGGTCGATTCGCTTACCGGGGACGACGCCCTGGCCGTGGCCAACATCGGTGACAGCCGCGTCTACCGGTTCGCGGCCGGTTGCCTCGACCAGGTCAGCGACGACCACAGCCTGGTAGCCGACCTAGTGCGGGCCGGGGAGATCACCGCCGAGGAAGCGGCCCGCCATCCGCAGCGCAATATCCTGACCCGGGCCCTGGGCATCGAGGCTGATCCGCTGATCGACAGCTGGGACTTGGTACCGGTCCACGGTGACCGGTACCTGCTGTGCAGCGACGGCCTCTTCAATGAGTTGGGTGACGAGAGGCTGGCCGAGGTGTTGTCCGAAGGTTCGGTCCAGGAGGTCGCCGACCGCCTGGTCGACGAGGCGGTGGACAACGGGGGCCACGACAACGTCACAGTGCTGGTGGCTGAGGTAGTAGCCGGCCCGGAGTCCCGAGGAACGGATCGACCGGCCATCCCGATGGCCCGTTCGGAGCAGGCCCTTCGTCCATCGCCGGTTCCCGAGAACGGGCCCGGCGTCGTCCGGGCCTCCCTGGCCTCGGCGTCCTGCATCCTGGCCGCCGCCGTGCTGGTCCTCGGGATGTACGCCCACCAGGGCTGGTTCATCGGATCGGACGACGGCGACGTAGCGGTGTTTCGGGGGCGCCCGTCGGGCCTTTTGTGGTTCGAGCCGACGCTGGTGGAGGGTGGGGACCTGCGGGTCGCTTCTCTGGACGAGCCGACGCGTATCGCTGTCGGCGAGACGATCGTCGTTGGATCCCTAGACGAGGCCCGACGTCTGATCGAAGGCTTCCGGGGGGCCGTGAATGGAGCTTGACCAGCGGCCGCGGGAATCGGACGAACGGTAGAATTGGTCGCCGTGTCCACATTGGGTCCCACTGTCTTCAACCAGCGGTACGAGCTCCACCGGCAGATTGCCCGCGGCGGCATGGCCGACGTGTACCTGGCGCGCGACCTGCTGCTGGATCGTCCGGTGGCGGTCAAGGTCCTGTTCGATGAGTTCTCTGGCGATCCCAGCTTCGTGGAGCGCTTCCGTCGGGAGGCCCAGGCGGCAGCCAACCTCAACCACCCCAACATCGTCAGCGTGTACGACTGGGGTGAGGAGCAGGGCACCTACTTCATCGTGATGGAGTACGTGGAGGGCAGGAGTTTGGCCGAGATGCTCCGCACCGAAGGTGGTATCCATCCGGATCGGGCGGCCGACATCGCGGCCGATATCGCGGCCGCCCTGGCCTTCGCCCACCGCAACGGCCTGGTTCACCGTGACGTCAAGCCGGGGAACGTGCTGGTAGCGCCGAACGGCGAGGTCAAGGTGGCTGACTTCGGCATCGCCACGGCCCTTGTCGGAGCTCGCAACGACCTCACCCAGGCCGGTTCCGTCATGGGTACAGCCACTTACTTCTCGCCCGAGCAGGCTCAGGGCCGGCCAGTTGACCCGCGGAGTGACCTTTACTCGTTGGGTGTCGTGCTCTACGAGATGCTCTTGGGGCGTCCACCGTTCACCGGGGAGACCCCGGTGGCCATCGCCTATCGGCACGTCCAGGACAGCCCCCAGTCGCTGCGGGCTGCCGGGGCGGCGGTGGCTGAGTCCCTGGAGGCCATCACCCTCAAGCTGCTGGCCAAGAACCCTGTCAATCGGTATCCCACCGCCGAGGACCTTCGGGGCGACCTCCGTCGCTACCGTGAGGGGGCCCACGACCTTCGGGCCACCCAAGGGATTCCCTCTCCAACCAGCCCGGCTGTACCCCTGCCAGCACCGGGCGTGGATTTTGGCAAGGGAACTAGGCACCGGCGCGACGACGGCCTGCGCCGCACGGCCCTATTCACCGTCGTGCTGGTCGGCCTACTAGTGGCCTTCGGCTACCTGGTGCTGGAGTTCTTCGACACGTTGGGAGTCGACGGTGGCGACGATCCGGCTCCGACGGGGGTGGCCCTGGTGGAGGTACCGACGCTCATTGGCCGTCCGGTGGACCAGGCGCGGGCGACCCTGCGAGACGCCCGGTTGAGTGTGCAGATGGACTACGAGGCCAACTCGGACTACCCGGAGAACACGGTATTCGGCCAGGAGCCACGGGCCGGAACCAAAATTGAACCGGCCGAGACAGTCCGGTTGTGGGTCAGCCAGGGGACGGGACCCATGGTCCTACTGGACGTTCTTGGTGACCAGGCCGCCGATGCCACCCGCGACCTTCAGGCCATGGGCCTCAAGGTGGAGACGGTCGGCCAAGAGCATCCGGTGGTGCCCGATGGCGAGGTCATCGACCAGTCACCTGACCCGGGGATCGAGGTGGCCGTGGGTGCTCGGGTGATCCTGTTCGTATCGACCGGACCAGCCGTCGAGGAGGTACCTGACCTCTCCAACCGGCCGGTCCTGGATGCCATGAACATCGTCTCCAAACTGGGGTGGCAGGCCAGCACCATGGAGGAGCGGAGCCGGACGGTGCCCATTGGACAGGTAGTCCGTACCGAGCCGCCTGCCCATAGCGAGCTGGCACCCGGGAGCACCCTCCTGATCGTGG is a window from the Acidimicrobiales bacterium genome containing:
- a CDS encoding protein phosphatase 2C domain-containing protein; this translates as MAIRRSRRPRSVRLEAGTATHTGRIRTSNQDAVGMVDDLFVVADGMGGHRGGEVAAAEAVGVLMVGLERSDRAGLVAAVRAANRSILERAAVEPDLSGMGTTLCALAVVDSLTGDDALAVANIGDSRVYRFAAGCLDQVSDDHSLVADLVRAGEITAEEAARHPQRNILTRALGIEADPLIDSWDLVPVHGDRYLLCSDGLFNELGDERLAEVLSEGSVQEVADRLVDEAVDNGGHDNVTVLVAEVVAGPESRGTDRPAIPMARSEQALRPSPVPENGPGVVRASLASASCILAAAVLVLGMYAHQGWFIGSDDGDVAVFRGRPSGLLWFEPTLVEGGDLRVASLDEPTRIAVGETIVVGSLDEARRLIEGFRGAVNGA
- the pknB gene encoding Stk1 family PASTA domain-containing Ser/Thr kinase, producing MSTLGPTVFNQRYELHRQIARGGMADVYLARDLLLDRPVAVKVLFDEFSGDPSFVERFRREAQAAANLNHPNIVSVYDWGEEQGTYFIVMEYVEGRSLAEMLRTEGGIHPDRAADIAADIAAALAFAHRNGLVHRDVKPGNVLVAPNGEVKVADFGIATALVGARNDLTQAGSVMGTATYFSPEQAQGRPVDPRSDLYSLGVVLYEMLLGRPPFTGETPVAIAYRHVQDSPQSLRAAGAAVAESLEAITLKLLAKNPVNRYPTAEDLRGDLRRYREGAHDLRATQGIPSPTSPAVPLPAPGVDFGKGTRHRRDDGLRRTALFTVVLVGLLVAFGYLVLEFFDTLGVDGGDDPAPTGVALVEVPTLIGRPVDQARATLRDARLSVQMDYEANSDYPENTVFGQEPRAGTKIEPAETVRLWVSQGTGPMVLLDVLGDQAADATRDLQAMGLKVETVGQEHPVVPDGEVIDQSPDPGIEVAVGARVILFVSTGPAVEEVPDLSNRPVLDAMNIVSKLGWQASTMEERSRTVPIGQVVRTEPPAHSELAPGSTLLIVVSSGLPLVPVPPVEGMRESTAVLALESIDLAVNVRYEPLPAFSPNDGRVISQSPVADLEIDLGTTVTIVVGQAEDPEGADAEDPSG